The Immundisolibacter cernigliae genome has a window encoding:
- the hflX gene encoding ribosome rescue GTPase HflX encodes MVAVELPGADIPLEDDLAEALELTRAAGGQVVGTLTCRRAQVDPALFIGSGKAAELAQQVADACAELVIFNHPLSPSQERNLERLLKCQVVDRIGLILDIFARRARSHEGKLQVELAQLRHLSTRLVRGWTHLERQKGGIGLRGPGESQLETDRRLLRARLRQLETRLERLVGQRINSRRQRTRSETPTVALVGYTNSGKSTLFNALTAADVFAADLLFATLDSTLRRLELPDCEPLVLVDTVGFVRRLPHDLVAAFRSTLEEVRSASLLLHVVDASRDDQRQLMLQQVNGVLQDIGAGDIPQIEVMNKIDLTTRAPLRSGGELGGPERVWLSARSSAGLDLLRDAIGERFADGISHQSLHLPRCDGRLRAQVFRLAQVRHEQFDADGGWQVEFDIRRRELGQLAPLLAAAQVLPARARPVEQ; translated from the coding sequence GTGGTGGCGGTCGAGCTGCCGGGCGCCGACATCCCGCTCGAGGACGACCTGGCCGAGGCGCTGGAACTGACCCGCGCCGCCGGCGGCCAGGTGGTGGGCACTCTCACCTGCCGGCGCGCGCAGGTCGACCCGGCGCTGTTCATCGGCAGCGGCAAGGCGGCCGAACTGGCGCAGCAGGTGGCCGACGCCTGCGCCGAACTGGTCATCTTCAACCACCCGCTGAGCCCATCCCAGGAGCGCAACCTGGAGCGCCTGCTCAAGTGCCAGGTGGTGGACCGCATCGGCCTGATTCTGGACATCTTCGCCCGCCGCGCGCGCTCGCACGAGGGCAAGCTGCAGGTCGAACTGGCGCAGCTGCGCCATCTGTCCACCCGCCTGGTGCGCGGCTGGACTCACCTCGAGCGCCAGAAAGGCGGCATCGGCCTGCGCGGCCCCGGCGAGAGCCAGCTGGAAACCGACCGTCGCCTGCTGCGCGCCCGCCTGCGCCAGCTCGAAACGCGCCTGGAGCGCCTGGTCGGCCAGCGCATCAACAGCCGCCGTCAGCGCACGCGCAGCGAAACGCCTACCGTGGCGCTGGTCGGTTACACCAACAGTGGCAAATCGACGCTGTTCAACGCGCTGACGGCGGCCGACGTGTTCGCCGCCGACCTGCTGTTCGCCACGCTCGACTCCACCCTGCGCCGCCTGGAACTGCCGGACTGCGAACCGCTGGTACTGGTCGACACGGTCGGTTTCGTGCGCCGCCTGCCGCACGACCTGGTGGCGGCCTTTCGCTCCACGCTGGAAGAGGTCCGCAGCGCCAGCCTGCTGCTGCACGTGGTGGACGCCTCCCGCGACGACCAGCGCCAGCTGATGCTGCAGCAGGTCAACGGCGTGCTGCAGGACATCGGCGCCGGCGACATCCCGCAGATCGAGGTCATGAACAAGATCGACCTGACCACCCGCGCGCCGCTGCGCAGCGGCGGCGAGCTGGGCGGCCCCGAGCGGGTATGGCTGTCGGCACGCAGCAGTGCGGGTCTGGATCTGCTGCGGGACGCCATCGGCGAGCGCTTTGCGGACGGCATCTCGCACCAGAGCCTGCACCTGCCCCGTTGCGACGGGCGCCTGCGCGCGCAGGTGTTTCGCCTGGCACAGGTGCGGCACGAGCAGTTCGACGCCGACGGCGGCTGGCAGGTGGAGTTCGACATCCGCCGCCGCGAACTGGGGCAGCTGGCGCCGCTGCTGGCTGCCGCCCAGGTCCTGCCGGCCCGCGCGCGACCTGTGGAACAATAA
- the hfq gene encoding RNA chaperone Hfq, protein MKKSQGLQDPFLNQLRKEHIPVSIFLVNGIKLQGHVEAFDQYVVVLKNAVSQMIYKHAISTVVPGRPVRVPTVVEGEEAAGEEASDS, encoded by the coding sequence ATGAAAAAATCCCAGGGCCTGCAGGATCCGTTCCTGAACCAGCTGCGCAAGGAGCACATTCCGGTCTCCATCTTCCTGGTCAACGGCATCAAGCTGCAGGGCCATGTCGAGGCCTTCGACCAGTACGTCGTGGTGCTCAAGAACGCCGTATCGCAGATGATCTACAAGCACGCCATCTCGACCGTGGTACCGGGGCGGCCGGTGCGCGTTCCGACCGTGGTCGAGGGTGAGGAAGCGGCTGGCGAGGAGGCAAGCGATTCTTAA
- the miaA gene encoding tRNA (adenosine(37)-N6)-dimethylallyltransferase MiaA: protein MPAVFLLGPTASGKSALALAIAGRLPCEIVSVDSGQVYRGMDIGTAKPDAATRATVPHHLIDIRDPDQPYSAGEFRDDALRLIAQIEARGRVPLLVGGTFLYFRALERGLATLPAADPQLRLAIEDEAAARGWPALHAELAGVDPTAAARIAPADRQRISRGLEVYRLTGRPLSAWQAQAAQAAHPPALRLILAPPARATLYAAVDARLEAMLVAGLQDEVARLRAAGYSRDLPALRAVGYRQMWSHLAGETDYPTLVEAAKTASRQYAKRQLTWLRGDPHGHWLDPAGRGVLDRACGLIRALIGKGAA from the coding sequence ATGCCCGCCGTCTTTCTGCTCGGTCCGACCGCCTCCGGCAAGTCGGCGCTGGCGCTGGCCATCGCCGGTCGCCTGCCGTGCGAGATCGTCAGCGTGGACTCCGGCCAGGTCTATCGGGGCATGGACATCGGCACCGCCAAGCCCGACGCCGCCACGCGCGCCACCGTGCCGCACCACCTGATCGACATTCGCGATCCGGACCAGCCCTACTCGGCGGGCGAATTTCGCGACGACGCGCTGCGCCTGATCGCGCAGATCGAGGCCCGCGGCCGGGTGCCGCTGCTGGTCGGCGGCACCTTCCTGTACTTTCGCGCACTGGAGCGGGGCCTGGCGACGCTGCCGGCCGCCGATCCGCAGCTGCGGCTGGCGATCGAAGACGAAGCCGCCGCGCGCGGCTGGCCGGCATTGCACGCGGAGCTGGCCGGCGTCGATCCGACAGCGGCGGCGCGCATCGCGCCGGCCGATCGCCAGCGCATCAGTCGCGGCCTTGAGGTGTACCGCCTCACCGGTCGGCCGCTCAGTGCCTGGCAGGCGCAGGCCGCACAAGCCGCCCATCCGCCTGCACTGCGCCTGATCCTGGCGCCGCCGGCCCGGGCCACGCTGTACGCGGCCGTCGATGCGCGCCTCGAGGCCATGCTCGTCGCCGGTCTGCAGGACGAGGTCGCGCGCCTGCGGGCGGCCGGCTACAGCCGCGATCTGCCGGCCCTGCGGGCGGTTGGCTACCGCCAGATGTGGAGCCATCTGGCCGGTGAAACCGATTACCCGACCCTGGTCGAAGCCGCCAAGACCGCCAGCCGCCAGTACGCCAAGCGCCAGCTGACCTGGCTGCGCGGCGACCCGCACGGGCACTGGCTGGACCCGGCCGGCCGCGGCGTGCTCGACCGGGCCTGTGGCCTGATCCGTGCCCTGATCGGCAAGGGCGCCGCCTGA
- a CDS encoding CinA family nicotinamide mononucleotide deamidase-related protein — MSIPRLTACIVSTGEEVLRGELIDSNSAELARQLGEAGFEIQLMLTAGDRRMDLDFVLRTALDRAGWVFMTGGLGPTEDDLTAEVVAQLAQVPLQFDLPSWQHVERRFAEFGIPLTENNRKQAMFPAGAQILANPNGTAPGFVASLSLAGDERRVVALPGPPREMQPMLRTFLASLPQARKATHSFMRFLGIGESSLAEAMRPWADQNIELGYRAIFPELELKLYDASEAQIHSLRAFALENFADYLLDFSSLGTPELFARYLTETGQTFAVAESCTGGLVGKIITDLPGASAYFLGGVVSYANSAKHDLLGVDAATLAEHGAVSEPVAQQMARGVRERFGADIGLSITGIAGPDGGTDQKPVGTVWLGRADAHGTAARHRQFVRGREWVRTFAAHDGLRWLMRDWLQARWRATVGGG; from the coding sequence GTGAGTATTCCCAGACTGACCGCCTGCATCGTCAGTACCGGCGAGGAGGTGCTGCGGGGTGAACTGATCGACAGCAACAGTGCCGAGCTGGCGCGCCAGCTGGGCGAGGCCGGTTTCGAGATCCAGCTCATGCTCACGGCCGGCGACCGGCGCATGGATCTGGACTTTGTCCTGCGCACGGCACTGGACCGCGCCGGCTGGGTGTTCATGACCGGCGGCCTGGGGCCGACCGAGGACGACCTGACCGCCGAGGTGGTGGCGCAGCTGGCCCAGGTGCCGCTGCAGTTCGACCTGCCAAGCTGGCAGCATGTGGAGCGCCGCTTCGCCGAGTTCGGCATCCCGCTGACCGAGAACAATCGCAAGCAGGCGATGTTTCCGGCCGGGGCGCAGATTCTGGCCAACCCCAACGGCACGGCGCCGGGTTTCGTGGCAAGTCTCTCGCTGGCCGGCGATGAGCGGCGCGTCGTGGCGCTGCCCGGGCCGCCGCGCGAGATGCAGCCCATGCTGCGCACCTTCCTGGCCAGCCTGCCGCAGGCGCGCAAGGCAACCCACAGCTTCATGCGTTTTCTGGGCATCGGCGAGTCCAGTCTGGCCGAGGCCATGCGGCCGTGGGCCGACCAGAACATCGAGCTCGGCTACCGGGCGATCTTCCCGGAACTGGAACTGAAGCTGTACGACGCCAGCGAGGCACAGATCCACAGCCTGCGCGCCTTCGCGCTGGAGAATTTCGCCGACTACCTGCTCGATTTCAGCTCCTTGGGCACGCCCGAGCTGTTCGCGCGCTACCTGACCGAAACCGGCCAGACCTTTGCCGTGGCCGAGTCCTGTACCGGCGGCCTGGTGGGCAAGATCATCACCGACCTGCCGGGCGCGTCGGCCTATTTCCTGGGCGGCGTGGTCAGTTACGCCAACAGTGCCAAGCACGACCTGCTGGGCGTGGACGCGGCCACGCTGGCCGAGCACGGCGCGGTCAGCGAGCCGGTGGCGCAGCAGATGGCGCGCGGCGTGCGCGAGCGCTTCGGCGCCGACATCGGCCTGTCGATCACCGGCATTGCCGGTCCGGACGGCGGCACCGACCAGAAGCCGGTCGGCACCGTCTGGTTGGGCCGGGCGGATGCCCACGGCACCGCCGCTCGGCACCGGCAGTTCGTGCGCGGGCGCGAATGGGTGCGCACCTTTGCCGCCCACGACGGGCTGCGCTGGCTGATGCGCGACTGGCTGCAGGCGCGCTGGCGGGCTACCGTCGGCGGTGGCTGA
- a CDS encoding sensor histidine kinase: protein MAEVTRQRPGPAPARGSGHRRARAGGGDSEAAAEGQSQDFSGEGPSSALVGLAGGDPQDRLTWRPLFWFNLLRLGSAGMLLGLSLLQPPLKPLGSAEPHLYRLAAVAYLSGAVLGLVALALRWPRFNLQVTLLVAADVAAITVLTHASGGLASGLGILLVVVVAGGGLLVSGRLAFLYAALAALAVLGESLYRVNMLDLAPTYTQAGLLGATCFAAAVLAFEMARRVRRSTLLASDRRAEALALVRLNDEIIQRMQTGVLVIDAAQRIRLANGSAARLLGRRIGPASRLPEVAPQLDRALTLWRGGQEPRPGSPTDAWVPRFAPLGSGQSADVLIFLDDMATLNQQAQLLKLAALGRLVASIAHQVRNPLGAISHAAQLLGEDARLGADQQQLVEILLRQSGRVNQIVDEVLALGRPQRVETELLELGPWLAQVIDAYCASRAVPRRAIALSVESDAVTRGTPGQLQQVIENLLDNGLRHAARAAHPRVSVRARQSASRDRPLIEVEDRGPGVPLAERDRLFEPFHTSRADGTGLGLFMARELCAANQARIEYYTPAAGGAGFRIVLADRRRRQLI, encoded by the coding sequence GTGGCTGAGGTCACGCGCCAGCGCCCCGGGCCGGCGCCGGCTCGCGGGTCTGGTCACCGTCGGGCGCGGGCTGGCGGCGGCGATTCCGAGGCGGCAGCCGAAGGCCAATCCCAGGATTTTTCGGGCGAGGGTCCCAGCAGTGCGCTGGTCGGCCTGGCGGGGGGGGATCCGCAGGATCGGCTCACCTGGCGTCCGCTGTTCTGGTTCAACCTGCTGCGCCTGGGCAGTGCCGGGATGCTGCTGGGCCTGAGCCTGCTGCAGCCGCCGTTGAAGCCGCTGGGCAGCGCCGAGCCGCACCTGTATCGCCTGGCCGCCGTGGCCTACCTGAGCGGCGCCGTGCTGGGCCTGGTGGCGCTCGCGCTGCGCTGGCCGCGCTTCAATCTGCAAGTCACCCTGCTGGTTGCGGCCGATGTCGCGGCCATCACCGTGCTCACCCACGCCAGCGGCGGGCTTGCCAGCGGGCTTGGCATCCTGCTGGTGGTGGTGGTGGCCGGTGGCGGCCTGCTGGTGTCCGGCCGGCTGGCCTTTCTGTATGCCGCCCTGGCCGCCCTGGCGGTGCTCGGCGAGAGCCTGTACCGGGTCAATATGCTCGACCTGGCGCCGACCTATACCCAGGCCGGTCTGCTGGGCGCCACCTGCTTTGCCGCCGCCGTGCTGGCCTTCGAGATGGCGCGCCGGGTGCGGCGCAGCACCCTGCTGGCCAGCGATCGGCGGGCCGAGGCGCTGGCGCTGGTGCGCCTGAACGACGAGATCATCCAGCGCATGCAGACCGGGGTCCTGGTCATCGACGCGGCACAGCGCATCCGTCTTGCCAACGGCTCGGCGGCGCGCCTGCTCGGACGCCGCATCGGCCCCGCCAGCCGGCTGCCGGAAGTGGCGCCGCAGCTGGATCGGGCCCTGACCCTGTGGCGGGGTGGCCAGGAGCCCCGGCCCGGCAGTCCCACCGACGCCTGGGTGCCGCGCTTTGCGCCGCTTGGCAGCGGTCAGTCCGCAGACGTGCTGATCTTCCTGGACGACATGGCGACCCTGAACCAGCAGGCGCAGTTGCTGAAGCTGGCCGCGCTCGGTCGCCTGGTGGCCAGCATCGCCCATCAGGTGCGAAACCCCCTGGGCGCCATCAGCCACGCGGCCCAGCTGCTGGGCGAGGATGCCCGACTGGGCGCCGATCAGCAGCAGCTGGTCGAAATCCTGCTGCGCCAGAGCGGGCGCGTGAACCAGATCGTCGATGAGGTGCTGGCGCTCGGGCGGCCGCAGCGGGTGGAAACCGAATTGCTGGAGCTCGGGCCCTGGCTGGCGCAGGTCATCGATGCCTACTGCGCCAGCCGCGCGGTGCCGCGCCGCGCCATTGCACTGAGTGTCGAGTCGGACGCGGTGACGCGCGGCACGCCGGGGCAGCTGCAACAGGTGATCGAGAACCTGCTGGACAACGGCCTTCGCCATGCGGCGCGCGCGGCCCATCCGCGGGTAAGCGTGCGCGCCCGCCAGTCGGCATCGCGCGACCGGCCGCTGATCGAGGTCGAGGACCGCGGCCCTGGCGTGCCGCTGGCCGAGCGTGACCGATTGTTCGAGCCGTTCCACACCAGCCGCGCCGACGGCACCGGGCTTGGTCTGTTCATGGCGCGCGAGCTGTGCGCCGCCAACCAGGCGCGCATCGAGTACTACACGCCGGCGGCCGGCGGGGCCGGCTTTCGCATCGTGCTGGCGGACCGCCGGCGCAGGCAGCTGATATGA
- a CDS encoding sigma-54-dependent transcriptional regulator translates to MNALPEDAPRVLIVDDEPDLCELLAITLRGMGLQSDSTGTLVAARQALTDASYRLCLCDLRLPDGSGLELIEHIQRTQPHLPVAMITAHGDVGAAVAAMKAGAFDFVNKPVNVQGLRGLIDQALRLSRVRAEAGTVPSLIGESPAMQALRVMVAKLARSQAPVFIRGESGVGKERVARLIHAQGARASGPFVPVNCGAIPEHLLESELFGHVKGSFTGASADREGLFQTAAGGTLFLDEIGAVPPAMQVKLLRALQERAVRPVGARQEIPVDARVLSATHEDLAALVRDGRVRQDFYYRINVIEVTVPPLRDRAQDIPALAADLLARMAGGERLELTPAALTALQGYAFPGNVRELENILERAAALCEGPQIDRADLHLPAACEYPPQGGAGGDDLDAELDGVERARIVAALEATRYNRTAAAARLGLTLRQLRYRMLKLDLN, encoded by the coding sequence ATGAACGCCCTTCCCGAAGACGCGCCGCGCGTGCTGATCGTCGACGACGAGCCGGACCTGTGCGAGCTGCTGGCCATCACCCTGCGCGGCATGGGCCTGCAAAGCGACAGCACCGGCACCCTGGTCGCCGCCAGGCAGGCCCTGACCGACGCCAGCTACCGCCTGTGCCTGTGCGACCTGCGCCTGCCCGACGGCAGCGGCCTCGAGTTGATCGAGCACATCCAGCGCACGCAGCCGCACCTGCCGGTGGCCATGATCACCGCCCACGGCGATGTCGGTGCGGCGGTGGCGGCCATGAAGGCCGGTGCGTTTGATTTCGTCAACAAGCCGGTCAACGTGCAGGGCCTGCGGGGCCTGATCGATCAGGCGCTGCGGCTGTCGCGGGTGCGGGCCGAGGCCGGCACCGTGCCAAGCCTGATCGGCGAATCGCCGGCCATGCAGGCGCTGCGGGTCATGGTCGCCAAGCTCGCGCGTAGCCAGGCGCCGGTGTTCATCCGCGGCGAGTCGGGCGTCGGCAAGGAGCGCGTGGCGCGCTTGATTCACGCCCAGGGCGCGCGCGCCAGCGGACCGTTCGTGCCGGTCAACTGCGGCGCCATTCCGGAACATCTGCTGGAAAGCGAGCTGTTCGGGCACGTCAAGGGCAGCTTCACCGGCGCCAGCGCCGACCGCGAGGGCCTGTTCCAGACCGCCGCCGGCGGCACGCTGTTCCTGGACGAAATCGGTGCCGTGCCGCCGGCCATGCAGGTCAAGCTGCTGCGGGCGCTGCAGGAGCGGGCCGTGCGCCCGGTCGGTGCGCGTCAGGAAATACCGGTCGATGCGCGTGTGCTCAGCGCCACGCATGAGGATCTGGCCGCCCTGGTGCGTGACGGGCGCGTACGCCAGGACTTCTACTACCGCATCAACGTCATCGAAGTCACCGTGCCGCCGCTGCGCGACCGGGCGCAGGACATCCCGGCGCTGGCGGCCGATCTGCTGGCGCGCATGGCCGGCGGCGAGCGGCTGGAGCTGACGCCCGCTGCCTTGACGGCCCTGCAGGGCTATGCCTTCCCGGGCAACGTGCGCGAGCTGGAAAACATCCTGGAGCGTGCCGCCGCGCTGTGCGAGGGGCCGCAGATCGACCGCGCCGACCTGCACCTGCCGGCCGCCTGCGAGTACCCGCCGCAGGGAGGCGCCGGCGGTGACGATCTGGACGCCGAACTGGACGGCGTCGAGCGCGCCCGCATCGTGGCGGCGCTGGAAGCCACCCGCTACAACCGCACCGCCGCCGCCGCGCGCCTGGGCCTGACCCTGCGCCAGTTGCGCTACCGCATGCTCAAGCTGGACTTGAACTGA
- the queG gene encoding tRNA epoxyqueuosine(34) reductase QueG → MNPAPAAPDPTALAATLRTLATELGFTGLGIGGVDLAVAEQHLTDWLARGYHGDMAWMARHGAKRSRPAELVPGTLRVISVRMDYWPHGAAAPWPVLESPTLGYVSRYALGRDYHKRVRQRLQSLADGIAALIGPFGYRVFCDSAPVLEKPLAQQAGLGWIGKHTCLIDARGGSWFFLGEIYTDLPLPLDAPAGGHCGTCRACIDVCPTGAIVAPYVLDARRCISYLTIEHPGPIPEPLRPLLGNRIYGCDDCQLVCPWNKFARPTGEADFAPRHGLDAPRLIDLMDWTADQFDTRLAGSAIRRIGHQRWQRNIAVALGNAPAGDADTVACLRRHGDSASPLVAEHVAWALQRHGAG, encoded by the coding sequence ATGAACCCCGCGCCTGCCGCCCCCGATCCCACCGCCCTGGCGGCCACGCTGCGTACCCTGGCCACGGAGCTGGGTTTCACCGGCCTTGGCATCGGCGGCGTGGACCTGGCCGTGGCCGAACAGCATCTGACCGACTGGCTGGCGCGCGGCTATCACGGCGACATGGCGTGGATGGCCCGCCACGGCGCAAAGCGCTCGCGGCCGGCCGAGCTGGTGCCCGGCACGCTGCGGGTGATCTCGGTGCGCATGGACTACTGGCCGCACGGCGCCGCCGCGCCCTGGCCGGTGCTGGAATCACCGACGCTGGGCTACGTGTCGCGCTATGCGCTGGGCCGGGATTACCACAAGCGGGTCCGCCAGCGCCTGCAATCATTGGCGGACGGCATCGCCGCCCTGATCGGCCCGTTCGGCTACCGCGTCTTTTGCGACAGCGCGCCGGTGCTGGAAAAGCCGCTTGCCCAGCAGGCCGGCCTGGGCTGGATCGGCAAGCACACCTGCCTGATCGACGCGCGCGGCGGGTCGTGGTTTTTTCTGGGCGAGATCTACACCGACCTGCCGCTGCCGCTGGACGCGCCGGCCGGCGGCCATTGCGGAACCTGCCGCGCCTGCATCGACGTGTGCCCGACCGGCGCCATCGTGGCGCCCTACGTGCTGGACGCCCGGCGCTGTATCTCGTACCTGACCATCGAGCATCCGGGGCCGATCCCGGAGCCGCTGCGCCCGCTGCTGGGCAACCGCATCTACGGCTGCGACGACTGTCAGCTGGTGTGCCCGTGGAACAAGTTCGCGCGCCCGACCGGCGAGGCGGATTTCGCGCCCCGGCATGGTTTGGACGCGCCGCGGCTGATCGATCTGATGGACTGGACCGCGGACCAGTTCGACACCCGCCTGGCCGGCTCGGCCATCCGGCGCATCGGTCACCAGCGCTGGCAGCGCAACATCGCCGTGGCGCTGGGCAACGCGCCGGCCGGCGATGCCGACACCGTGGCCTGCCTGCGGCGGCATGGCGACAGCGCCTCGCCACTGGTGGCCGAGCATGTCGCCTGGGCGCTGCAGCGGCATGGCGCCGGCTGA
- a CDS encoding carbohydrate kinase family protein, whose product MRALICGSMAYDTIMVFQDRFKNHILPDQVHILNVSFLVPQMRREFGGCAGNIAYNLKLLGGDPLPMATVGEDFAPYRDWLDKHGINRRHVTEVPGSYTGQAFITTDLDDNQITAFHPGAMNESHRNSLADVQAVDIGIVAPDGRDGMLLHAREFAEAGVPFIFDPGQGLPMFDKADLLGFIDQATWITVNDYEIELLQTRTELSAGDIAKRVEALIVTRGSKGSSIYAGGHRIDIPAVTPAAVNDPTGCGDAYRAGLLYGLLHKLDWPTTGRIASLLGALKIEHHGTQNHHFTREDFERRFVAEFGHGF is encoded by the coding sequence TTGCGCGCACTGATCTGCGGCTCGATGGCCTACGACACCATCATGGTGTTCCAGGACCGCTTCAAGAACCACATCCTGCCGGACCAGGTACACATCCTGAACGTGTCCTTCCTGGTGCCGCAGATGCGCCGCGAGTTCGGCGGCTGCGCCGGCAACATCGCCTACAACCTGAAGTTGCTCGGCGGCGATCCGCTGCCGATGGCCACCGTCGGCGAGGACTTCGCGCCCTACCGCGACTGGCTGGACAAACACGGCATCAACCGCCGTCACGTCACCGAGGTACCCGGCAGTTACACCGGCCAGGCCTTCATCACCACCGACCTAGATGACAACCAGATCACCGCCTTTCACCCCGGCGCCATGAACGAGTCGCATCGCAACTCGCTGGCCGACGTGCAGGCCGTGGACATCGGCATCGTCGCCCCGGACGGCCGCGACGGCATGCTGCTGCACGCGCGGGAATTCGCCGAGGCCGGCGTGCCGTTCATCTTCGATCCCGGCCAGGGACTGCCGATGTTCGACAAGGCCGACCTGCTCGGCTTCATCGACCAGGCGACCTGGATCACCGTCAACGATTACGAAATCGAACTGCTGCAGACGCGCACCGAACTGTCGGCCGGCGACATCGCCAAGCGCGTCGAGGCGCTGATCGTCACCCGCGGCAGCAAGGGATCCAGCATCTACGCTGGCGGCCACCGCATCGACATCCCGGCCGTGACGCCGGCTGCCGTCAACGACCCCACCGGCTGCGGCGACGCCTACCGCGCCGGCCTGCTGTACGGCCTGCTGCACAAACTGGACTGGCCGACCACCGGGCGCATCGCCTCGCTGCTGGGCGCGCTCAAGATCGAGCACCACGGCACGCAGAACCACCACTTCACGCGCGAGGACTTCGAGCGCCGTTTCGTGGCCGAATTCGGCCACGGCTTCTAG
- the gcvPB gene encoding aminomethyl-transferring glycine dehydrogenase subunit GcvPB, whose amino-acid sequence MLIFDQSIAGRANGAQVAPAPTPDDLPAALLRTSPPPLPQVSELQAVRHYTRLSQKNFSIDTHFYPLGSCTMKYNPRAANELALRPVLRDRHPLAPAATGQGFLACLWELQDILARVTGMAGVSLTPLAGAQGELAGIAMIEAYHRSRGDAARREILVPDAAHGTNPATAVMCGYQVREIPTDAQGDVDLTALRAAVGPHTAGLMLTNPSTLGVFERQIADIQRVVHEAGGLLYYDGANLNAILGHARPGDMGFDVVHLNLHKTFATPHGGGGPGAGPVGVSERLLAFLPVPMVAREGDRYRWLTEADRPQTIGRLSAFAGNAGILLRAWVYIRLLGREGMRRVAEFATLNAAYLQARLREAGFDLAFPNRRASHEFIVTLRRSKQELGVSALDVAKRLLDYGYHAPTVYFPLLVPECLLIEPTETETRDMLDGFVDALIQIAREAREQPDLLRGAPHTLPVRRLDEVRAARQPDLAWRPA is encoded by the coding sequence ATGCTGATCTTTGACCAGTCCATCGCCGGCCGCGCCAATGGGGCGCAGGTCGCCCCGGCGCCGACACCCGACGACCTGCCTGCGGCGCTGCTGCGCACCAGCCCGCCGCCGCTGCCGCAAGTATCCGAACTGCAGGCGGTGCGCCACTACACGCGCCTGTCGCAGAAGAACTTCTCGATCGACACGCACTTCTATCCGCTGGGCTCCTGCACCATGAAGTACAACCCGCGGGCGGCCAACGAGCTGGCCCTGCGGCCGGTGCTGCGCGACCGCCACCCGCTGGCGCCCGCCGCCACCGGACAAGGCTTTCTGGCCTGCCTGTGGGAATTGCAGGACATCCTGGCGCGCGTCACCGGCATGGCCGGCGTGTCGCTGACGCCGCTGGCCGGCGCCCAGGGCGAACTGGCCGGCATCGCCATGATCGAGGCCTACCATCGCAGCCGCGGCGATGCGGCGCGGCGCGAAATCCTGGTGCCGGACGCGGCGCACGGGACTAACCCCGCCACCGCCGTGATGTGTGGCTATCAGGTGCGCGAGATTCCGACCGACGCCCAGGGCGACGTGGACCTGACCGCCCTGCGCGCCGCCGTCGGCCCGCACACGGCCGGCCTGATGCTGACCAACCCGTCGACGCTGGGCGTGTTCGAACGCCAGATAGCGGACATCCAGCGCGTGGTGCACGAAGCCGGCGGCCTGCTGTACTACGACGGCGCCAACCTGAACGCCATCCTGGGTCACGCGCGCCCGGGCGACATGGGCTTCGACGTGGTGCACCTTAACCTGCACAAGACCTTCGCCACGCCGCACGGCGGCGGTGGGCCGGGCGCAGGCCCGGTCGGCGTCAGCGAACGCCTGCTGGCGTTCCTGCCGGTGCCGATGGTGGCGCGCGAGGGCGATCGCTACCGCTGGCTGACCGAGGCCGACCGGCCGCAAACCATCGGCCGCCTGTCGGCCTTTGCCGGCAACGCCGGCATCCTGCTGCGGGCCTGGGTCTACATCCGCCTGCTGGGGCGCGAGGGCATGCGACGGGTGGCCGAATTCGCCACCCTGAACGCCGCCTACCTGCAGGCCAGGCTGCGCGAGGCCGGTTTCGATCTGGCCTTCCCCAACCGGCGCGCCAGCCACGAGTTCATCGTCACCCTGCGCCGTTCCAAGCAGGAGCTGGGCGTCAGCGCGCTGGATGTCGCCAAGCGCCTGCTCGACTACGGCTACCACGCGCCGACCGTGTATTTCCCGCTGCTGGTGCCCGAATGCCTGTTGATCGAGCCGACCGAAACCGAGACCCGTGACATGCTGGACGGCTTCGTCGACGCGCTGATCCAGATTGCCCGGGAAGCACGCGAACAACCCGACCTGCTGCGCGGTGCCCCGCACACGCTGCCGGTGCGGCGGCTGGACGAGGTGCGCGCCGCGCGCCAGCCGGACCTGGCCTGGCGTCCGGCCTGA